The following proteins are encoded in a genomic region of Laspinema palackyanum D2c:
- the rpsT gene encoding 30S ribosomal protein S20: MANIKSAIKRVQIAERNRLRNKSYKSAVKTLIKKCVTSAEQYGSNPTPELKEEIHNRLNAAYSKIDKAVKCGVLHPNNGARKKSNLARVVKQQVLAQSSAS, from the coding sequence GTGGCTAACATTAAGTCTGCTATCAAGCGCGTCCAAATCGCCGAACGCAATCGCTTGCGTAACAAATCTTATAAATCAGCGGTCAAAACCCTGATCAAGAAATGTGTAACCTCTGCCGAGCAATACGGCAGCAATCCCACACCGGAGTTGAAGGAAGAGATCCATAATCGGCTCAATGCCGCTTACAGCAAGATCGACAAAGCAGTAAAATGCGGCGTTCTTCATCCCAACAACGGCGCACGCAAAAAATCCAATTTAGCCAGAGTTGTTAAACAACAGGTATTGGCGCAATCGTCTGCCTCGTAG
- the rpoB gene encoding DNA-directed RNA polymerase subunit beta, translating into MNNPTYPAATAFTLPDLVEIQRASFRWFLELGLIEELDSFSPITDYTGKLELHFIGKDYKLKRPKYDVDDAKRRDSTYAVQMYVPTRLINKETGEIKEQEVFIGDLPLMTERGTFIINGAERVIVNQIVRSPGVYYKSETDKNGRRTYNASLIPNRGAWLKFETDKNDLVWVRIDKTRKLSAQVLLKALGLSNNEIFDALRHPEYFQKTIEKEGEFTEEEALMELYKKLRPGEPPTVSGGSQLLDSRFFDPKRYDLGRVGRYKLNKKLRLSVPDNVRVLTPQDILTAIDYLINLEFDVGQSDDIDHLGNRRVRSVGELLQNQVRVGLNRLERIIRERMTVSDADSLTPASLVNPKPLVAAIKEFFGSSQLSQFMDQTNPLAELTHKRRLSALGPGGLTRERAGFAVRDIHPSHYGRICPIETPEGPNAGLIGSLATHARVNPYGFIETPFYPVENGRVLRERGALFMTADEEDDLRVAPGDITVDEGGYIQGETVPVRYRQDFTTTTPDQVDYVAVSPVQIISVATSLIPFLEHDDANRALMGSNMQRQAVPLLLPERPLVGTGLEAQAARDSGMVVVSRTEGIVTFVDATKIRVQDSSGREMEYQLQKYQRSNQDTCLNQRPLVFEGDDVVAGQVLADGSSTEGGELALGQNIIVAYMPWEGYNYEDAILISERLVYDDLYTSIHIEKYEIEARQTKLGPEEITREIPNVGEDSLRQLDEGGIIRIGAWVESGDILVGKVTPKGESDQPPEEKLLRAIFGEKARDVRDNSLRVPNGEKGRVVDVRVFTREQGDELPPGANMVVRVYVAQKRKIQVGDKMAGRHGNKGIISRILPLEDMPYLPDGTPLDIVLNPLGVPSRMNVGQVFECLLGWAGQNLGSRFKVVPFDEMHGPEKSRESVHGKLQEARQKTGKDWLFNEDHPGKTIVYDGRTGEAFDRPITVGKAYMLKLVHLVDDKIHARSTGPYSLVTQQPLGGKAQQGGQRFGEMEVWALEAFGAAYTLQELLTVKSDDMQGRNEALNAIVKGKAIPRPGTPESFKVLMRELQSLCLDIAVHKVQTQEDGTSRDVEVDLMADVSNRRTPSRPTYESVSREALEEEEEE; encoded by the coding sequence ATGAATAATCCGACCTACCCAGCAGCAACGGCATTTACCCTCCCCGATCTCGTCGAGATTCAAAGGGCAAGTTTCCGTTGGTTTCTTGAATTAGGACTGATTGAAGAACTCGACAGCTTTTCCCCCATCACTGACTATACGGGAAAACTAGAATTACATTTTATAGGGAAGGACTACAAACTTAAGCGTCCGAAATACGATGTCGATGACGCGAAACGCCGGGACAGTACCTACGCGGTGCAAATGTATGTCCCCACCCGACTCATCAACAAAGAAACCGGCGAAATCAAAGAGCAAGAAGTCTTCATCGGCGACTTACCCTTAATGACCGAACGGGGAACCTTCATCATTAACGGGGCCGAACGAGTCATCGTCAACCAAATTGTTCGTTCTCCCGGAGTTTACTACAAATCCGAGACGGACAAAAATGGCCGACGGACCTACAATGCCAGCCTGATCCCCAACCGAGGGGCATGGCTGAAATTTGAGACGGACAAAAATGATTTAGTTTGGGTCCGCATTGACAAAACCCGGAAATTGAGCGCCCAAGTGCTGCTTAAAGCCCTGGGACTCAGCAATAACGAGATTTTCGATGCCCTGCGCCACCCGGAATATTTTCAAAAAACCATTGAAAAAGAAGGGGAATTCACGGAAGAAGAAGCCCTGATGGAGCTCTACAAGAAGCTGCGTCCCGGGGAACCTCCTACCGTATCTGGAGGCAGCCAGCTTCTGGATTCACGCTTCTTTGACCCGAAACGGTACGATTTGGGACGGGTGGGCCGCTATAAGCTGAATAAAAAATTGCGCCTGTCGGTTCCTGATAACGTTCGGGTGTTAACGCCCCAGGATATTCTGACGGCGATCGATTACCTGATTAACCTGGAATTCGACGTGGGACAAAGCGACGACATTGACCACTTAGGCAATCGCCGGGTGCGATCGGTCGGTGAACTCTTGCAAAACCAAGTTCGAGTCGGACTCAACCGCTTAGAACGGATCATCCGGGAACGGATGACCGTTTCTGATGCTGATTCCCTGACCCCCGCCTCCTTGGTTAACCCCAAACCCCTTGTCGCCGCCATCAAGGAATTCTTCGGGTCCTCCCAGCTTTCCCAGTTTATGGACCAGACCAACCCCTTAGCGGAACTGACCCACAAACGCCGCTTGAGCGCCTTGGGTCCAGGCGGTTTAACCCGGGAACGGGCTGGATTTGCAGTTCGAGATATTCACCCCTCCCACTATGGCCGGATCTGCCCGATCGAGACTCCAGAAGGTCCTAACGCCGGATTAATTGGTTCCTTAGCCACTCACGCCCGCGTCAACCCCTACGGATTTATCGAAACCCCATTTTATCCCGTAGAAAATGGTCGCGTCTTGCGGGAACGGGGTGCCTTGTTTATGACCGCCGATGAGGAAGATGACCTGCGGGTTGCTCCGGGGGATATTACCGTAGATGAAGGCGGCTATATCCAGGGTGAAACCGTACCTGTGCGCTATCGCCAAGACTTCACCACCACCACCCCGGACCAAGTGGACTATGTGGCGGTTTCTCCGGTGCAGATTATCTCCGTGGCAACGTCTCTGATTCCCTTCCTGGAACATGATGACGCTAACCGCGCCCTGATGGGGTCTAATATGCAGCGGCAAGCCGTGCCGCTGTTACTGCCAGAGCGACCCTTAGTTGGAACCGGCCTGGAAGCCCAAGCCGCCCGTGACTCCGGTATGGTCGTCGTTTCCCGGACCGAGGGCATCGTCACCTTTGTGGATGCCACCAAGATTCGGGTTCAGGACTCCAGCGGTCGGGAAATGGAGTATCAGTTACAGAAATATCAGCGTTCCAACCAAGACACCTGCTTGAACCAGCGTCCCCTGGTGTTTGAAGGGGATGATGTGGTCGCCGGACAGGTCTTGGCAGATGGGTCCTCCACCGAAGGGGGCGAATTGGCCCTGGGTCAGAATATTATCGTGGCCTATATGCCTTGGGAAGGCTATAACTACGAAGACGCCATCTTAATTAGTGAGCGTCTGGTTTATGACGACCTCTACACCTCGATTCACATTGAAAAATATGAAATTGAGGCCCGCCAAACCAAGCTAGGACCGGAAGAAATTACCCGAGAAATTCCTAACGTCGGGGAAGATTCCCTGCGTCAGTTAGATGAAGGGGGAATTATCCGGATTGGGGCCTGGGTTGAATCCGGGGATATCCTCGTGGGTAAAGTTACGCCCAAAGGAGAGTCCGACCAACCGCCAGAAGAGAAACTCCTGCGGGCGATTTTCGGAGAAAAAGCCCGGGATGTGCGGGATAACTCCCTGCGAGTCCCGAACGGGGAAAAAGGCCGGGTTGTGGATGTCCGGGTGTTTACCCGGGAACAGGGCGATGAACTGCCTCCCGGTGCAAACATGGTCGTGCGGGTCTATGTGGCCCAGAAGCGGAAAATCCAGGTCGGAGACAAGATGGCGGGTCGTCACGGGAATAAGGGAATTATTTCCCGGATTTTGCCCCTAGAAGATATGCCCTATCTGCCCGATGGGACGCCGTTGGATATCGTGTTGAATCCCTTGGGTGTGCCTTCGCGGATGAATGTGGGCCAGGTGTTTGAGTGCCTCCTCGGGTGGGCCGGACAAAACCTCGGGTCCCGGTTCAAAGTGGTGCCGTTTGATGAAATGCACGGTCCAGAAAAGTCTCGCGAAAGCGTGCATGGCAAGTTACAAGAAGCGCGGCAGAAGACGGGTAAGGATTGGTTATTTAATGAAGACCACCCCGGGAAAACCATCGTTTATGATGGCCGGACCGGAGAGGCCTTTGACCGTCCGATTACCGTGGGTAAGGCGTATATGCTCAAACTGGTGCATTTGGTGGATGACAAGATTCACGCCCGTTCGACGGGACCCTATTCTTTGGTCACCCAGCAACCCTTGGGCGGTAAAGCGCAACAAGGGGGCCAGCGGTTTGGAGAAATGGAAGTTTGGGCATTGGAGGCATTTGGGGCCGCTTATACCTTGCAGGAACTGCTTACGGTTAAGTCCGATGATATGCAGGGACGGAATGAGGCGTTGAATGCGATCGTCAAAGGAAAAGCGATTCCTCGTCCGGGAACTCCAGAGTCTTTCAAGGTGCTGATGCGCGAGTTGCAGTCGCTGTGTTTGGATATTGCGGTGCATAAAGTGCAGACCCAGGAGGATGGCACTTCTCGGGATGTCGAAGTGGACTTAATGGCGGATGTGTCCAATCGGCGCACCCCCTCTCGGCCAACGTATGAGTCTGTCTCGCGGGAAGCGTTAGAGGAGGAAGAGGAAGAGTAA
- a CDS encoding DNA-directed RNA polymerase subunit gamma, whose protein sequence is MPKIEQRFDYVKIAIASPDRIRQWGERTLPNGQIVGEVTKPETINYRTLKPEMDGLFCERIFGPAKDWECHCGKYKRVRHRGIVCERCGVEVTESRVRRHRMGFIRLAAPVAHVWYLKGIPSYIAILLDMPLRDVEQIVYFNAYCVLSPGNADNLQYKQLLSEDAWMEIEDQLYSEDTELIGIEVGIGAEALQRLLQDLDLETEAEQLREEIANSKGQKRAKLIKRLRVIDNFIATGSQPDWMVLEYIPVIPPDLRPMVQLDGGRFATSDLNDLYRRVINRNNRLARLQEILAPEIIIRNEKRMLQEAVDALIDNGRRGRTVVGANNRPLKSLSDIIEGKQGRFRQNLLGKRVDYSGRSVIVVGPKLKIHQCGLPREMAIELFQPFVIHRLIRQGLVNNIKAAKKLIQRADPSVWDVLEEVIESHPVLLNRAPTLHRLGIQAFEPILVDGRAIQLHPLVCPAFNADFDGDQMAVHVPLGLEAQAEARLLMLASNNIMSPATGRPIVTPSQDMVLGCYYLTAHNPKAHKGAGGYFASLQDAIIAYEQGLIELHALIWVRLDVNWDIDSETKETEPEITRHSDGTVTKLYADRRIREDANGNILSQYIHTTAGRIIFNKTIADVLI, encoded by the coding sequence ATGCCAAAGATTGAGCAACGCTTTGATTATGTAAAGATTGCGATCGCCTCCCCAGACCGAATTCGGCAATGGGGTGAACGAACTCTGCCGAATGGTCAAATTGTCGGCGAGGTCACCAAACCGGAAACCATTAATTACCGCACCTTAAAACCGGAAATGGACGGTTTATTTTGTGAGCGGATTTTTGGTCCGGCGAAAGATTGGGAATGTCATTGCGGTAAATATAAGCGGGTCCGCCATCGCGGCATTGTTTGTGAGAGATGCGGCGTAGAAGTTACCGAGTCTCGCGTGCGTCGGCATCGCATGGGCTTTATTCGGTTAGCTGCACCCGTTGCTCATGTTTGGTATCTCAAGGGGATTCCCAGCTATATCGCCATTCTCCTCGATATGCCCTTGCGGGATGTCGAACAAATTGTCTACTTCAATGCCTATTGTGTTCTCAGTCCCGGAAATGCAGATAATCTCCAATACAAGCAACTGCTGAGTGAAGATGCTTGGATGGAAATTGAGGACCAACTCTACAGTGAGGATACGGAACTCATCGGCATTGAGGTCGGAATTGGGGCCGAAGCGTTGCAACGGTTATTACAAGACCTTGATTTAGAAACTGAAGCGGAACAGTTACGCGAAGAAATCGCCAACTCTAAAGGTCAAAAGCGCGCCAAACTGATTAAACGTTTGCGGGTCATTGATAACTTTATCGCCACCGGATCTCAGCCGGATTGGATGGTTCTGGAATACATTCCCGTCATTCCCCCAGACTTGCGCCCGATGGTGCAGTTGGATGGGGGACGGTTTGCCACCAGTGACCTCAATGATTTGTACCGGCGGGTGATTAACCGGAATAATCGGTTGGCCCGATTACAGGAGATTTTGGCCCCGGAAATCATCATTCGGAACGAAAAACGGATGTTGCAAGAGGCGGTGGATGCCTTAATTGATAATGGTCGTCGGGGACGGACTGTGGTGGGTGCGAATAACCGACCGCTGAAATCTTTGTCTGACATTATTGAGGGTAAACAAGGTCGATTCCGGCAAAACTTACTCGGAAAACGGGTGGACTATTCCGGACGTTCCGTGATTGTGGTTGGTCCGAAACTGAAGATTCATCAGTGCGGATTGCCTCGGGAAATGGCGATCGAACTCTTCCAACCCTTCGTGATTCACCGCTTGATTCGTCAAGGTTTGGTGAACAATATTAAGGCGGCGAAAAAACTGATTCAACGCGCCGATCCCAGTGTTTGGGATGTGTTGGAAGAGGTGATTGAATCCCATCCGGTCCTGTTAAACCGCGCACCGACTCTCCACCGTTTAGGGATTCAAGCGTTTGAGCCAATTTTGGTAGATGGACGCGCCATTCAATTGCACCCATTAGTTTGTCCGGCATTTAATGCTGACTTTGATGGAGACCAAATGGCGGTGCACGTTCCTCTGGGTTTAGAGGCACAAGCAGAAGCCCGGTTGTTGATGTTGGCTTCTAACAATATTATGTCTCCGGCAACGGGACGGCCTATTGTTACTCCCTCTCAGGATATGGTGTTGGGTTGTTATTATTTGACCGCCCATAATCCTAAAGCGCATAAGGGTGCTGGGGGTTATTTTGCCTCATTGCAGGATGCGATTATTGCCTATGAGCAAGGGTTGATTGAGTTACACGCTTTGATTTGGGTGCGGCTAGATGTGAATTGGGATATTGATTCAGAAACGAAAGAAACCGAACCAGAAATCACCCGCCATTCCGATGGAACTGTGACCAAACTCTATGCCGATCGCCGTATCCGAGAAGATGCCAATGGCAATATCCTGTCTCAATATATTCACACCACCGCAGGCCGAATTATCTTCAATAAAACCATTGCCGATGTGTTGATTTAA
- a CDS encoding TatD family hydrolase, with protein MQLIDTHVHINFERFDCDLEAVRERWHEAGVVHLVHSCVTPEEFGTIQGLANRFGEISFAVGLHPLEAHQWSSQLGDRIEELAASEARVVAIGETGLDFYKAENQQQQQEAFIAQLEIAQRLNKAVIIHCRDASEEMAELLRSFWRDRGPVPGVMHCWGGTPEETQWFLDLGFYISFSGIVTFKNAQTIQESARLVPSDRLLVETDCPFLAPVPKRGKRNEPAYVRYVAEQVATLRGVSLKTLAAQTTDNACRLFQLTLG; from the coding sequence ATGCAATTGATAGATACCCACGTTCACATTAATTTTGAGCGGTTTGACTGCGATTTAGAGGCGGTCCGCGAGCGTTGGCATGAAGCCGGGGTCGTGCATCTTGTGCATTCCTGCGTCACGCCTGAAGAATTTGGTACCATTCAAGGACTCGCCAATCGGTTTGGGGAAATTTCCTTCGCCGTCGGTTTGCATCCTTTGGAGGCCCATCAATGGTCCTCCCAGCTTGGCGATCGCATTGAAGAATTAGCCGCATCCGAGGCGCGAGTGGTCGCCATTGGAGAAACTGGGCTAGACTTTTATAAGGCCGAAAATCAACAGCAGCAACAAGAAGCCTTTATCGCCCAGCTAGAAATAGCCCAACGGCTGAATAAGGCGGTGATCATCCATTGTCGGGATGCGTCCGAGGAGATGGCTGAACTCTTGCGGAGTTTCTGGCGCGATCGCGGGCCCGTTCCTGGGGTCATGCATTGTTGGGGCGGAACTCCCGAAGAGACCCAATGGTTTCTCGACTTAGGCTTTTATATTAGCTTTAGCGGGATTGTCACCTTCAAGAATGCTCAAACCATTCAAGAGTCCGCTCGTCTCGTTCCCAGCGATCGCCTCCTGGTCGAAACTGACTGCCCGTTTTTGGCCCCGGTTCCCAAACGCGGCAAACGCAATGAACCCGCCTACGTTCGCTACGTGGCGGAACAAGTGGCGACCCTGCGGGGGGTTTCCTTAAAAACCTTAGCCGCCCAAACCACAGACAATGCCTGTCGCCTCTTTCAACTCACCCTCGGATGA
- a CDS encoding DNA-directed RNA polymerase subunit beta' — protein MTKNKFTFYNRVINKGQIKSLISRTFVQHGTARSAQIADRLKDLGFRYATKAGVSISVDDLMIPPSKRDLLMGAEREITLTESRYARGEITEVERFQKVIDTWNSTSESLKDEVVRHFKETDPLNSVYMMAFSGARGNVSQVRQLVGMRGLMANPQGEIIDLPIKTNFREGLTVTEYIISSYGARKGLVDTALRTADSGYLTRRLVDVSQDVIVREVDCGTTRGIPMESMKDEDRILIPLSDRLFGRVAAEDVVSPKTGEVIAARNQPMDDDISENIMKHGVERVMVRSPLTCEASRSVCQLCYGWSLAHGKLVDMGEAVGIIAAQSIGEPGTQLTMRTFHTGGVFTAEVARTVTATFSGTVHYSPTMRARGFRTRHGEDAFVVENAKSEITLQAEGRKEVFDVFQGTVLLVPDGAKVERLTLLAEVPLPGRTRRTTEKATKDVASDLAGEVVFADLMPEEKKDRQGNATRTATRGGLVWILSGEVYNLPPGAEPVVKNGDRIQPGGVLAETKLVTDNGGIVRLPEEMENRPSSMPREVEIITASVTLDRATVYATSTGGRDHYTIETVGKQLFSLKATPGTKVLNHQVVAELIDETYRTHSGGIIKYAGVEVQKRGKAKQGYEVVKGGTLLWIPEECHEINKDISLLLVEDGQFVEAATEIVKDIKCASSGVVEVTQKNDILREVTIKPGELIMIEDPEEVAIANGSLVNPGQEIIPGLIAQELRYVEILETPEGPALLLRPAVEYPVLDEPAIPSQESLNNGEEAMIQLRAVQRLPYKDGERVKSVEGLELLRTQLVLEIDKDAPGLAADIELVPVEEEELLSSEELDPSKGAPMRLQLVILESLVIRRDVVADTTQGSTQTRLLVKDGDRIPPGAVVARTEILGKEAGEIRGIREGAEAIRRVLVVRDDDVITVDAKEEPTVKVGDFVVENTEVAPGLRMPDSGQIVEVTALEPSDDSALSQGNYRLKLRLARPYRVSPGAVLHVDDGSLVQRGDNLVLLVFERTKTGDIIQGLPRIEELLEARKPKEGCILAALPGVAQVVYGDDDTVILKVVEDDGAVTDYEIGPGQPLLVSDGQRVKAGEPLTDGPSNPHEILEIFFNLPGERNYEHTLLSFQQVQTFLVSEVQSVYLSQGIDISDKHIEVIVRQMTNKVRIDDGGDTTMLPGELIELQQVERVNEAMSITGGAPAKYTPLLLGITKASLNTDSFISAASFQETTRVLTEAAIEGKSDWLRGLKENVIIGRLIPAGTGFNAYEDMMLLPDDSAYEGVLDEEEEEFPDVVLDDHTARAYRSTGMELEEEILTPDDEDADDEFALPDLGVKGAKDVRSLSILEEDFEDDDDFDDDDDIEDDFE, from the coding sequence ATGACTAAAAATAAGTTCACTTTCTACAACCGAGTTATTAATAAAGGCCAAATTAAAAGCCTAATTTCCCGAACTTTTGTGCAGCATGGGACCGCCCGGAGTGCACAAATTGCCGATCGCCTCAAAGATTTGGGATTCCGCTATGCCACCAAAGCCGGGGTCTCGATCAGTGTGGATGACTTGATGATTCCCCCCTCCAAGCGAGACCTGTTAATGGGGGCGGAACGCGAAATCACCTTAACGGAAAGCCGCTATGCCCGAGGGGAAATTACCGAAGTCGAGCGTTTCCAGAAAGTTATTGATACTTGGAATAGTACCAGTGAATCCCTCAAGGATGAAGTGGTGCGTCACTTCAAAGAAACCGACCCCCTGAACTCCGTCTATATGATGGCCTTCTCTGGGGCGCGGGGGAACGTCTCTCAGGTGCGGCAGTTGGTGGGGATGCGGGGGTTGATGGCAAATCCCCAGGGGGAAATTATTGACTTACCCATTAAAACCAATTTCCGCGAAGGTCTGACCGTCACCGAATATATCATCTCCTCCTACGGTGCACGCAAGGGATTAGTCGATACCGCCCTGCGGACGGCAGATTCCGGCTATTTGACTCGGCGTCTGGTGGATGTCTCCCAAGATGTGATTGTCCGGGAAGTGGACTGCGGCACGACTCGCGGGATTCCGATGGAGTCGATGAAGGATGAGGACCGGATTCTGATTCCTTTGAGCGATCGCCTCTTTGGTCGAGTCGCTGCCGAAGACGTGGTTTCGCCCAAAACCGGCGAAGTGATTGCCGCGCGCAATCAGCCGATGGATGATGATATTTCCGAAAACATCATGAAGCATGGGGTGGAACGGGTGATGGTGCGATCGCCCCTGACCTGTGAAGCCTCCCGTTCCGTCTGTCAGCTTTGCTATGGCTGGAGTCTAGCTCATGGCAAACTCGTAGATATGGGAGAAGCTGTCGGGATTATCGCCGCCCAATCCATTGGCGAACCCGGTACCCAGCTCACCATGCGGACCTTCCACACTGGAGGGGTCTTCACCGCCGAAGTCGCCCGGACTGTCACCGCCACCTTCTCCGGGACCGTCCATTATTCCCCCACCATGCGGGCCCGGGGATTCCGGACTCGTCATGGGGAAGATGCCTTCGTCGTGGAAAATGCCAAATCAGAAATTACCCTACAAGCCGAGGGCCGCAAGGAAGTCTTTGATGTCTTCCAAGGTACCGTCCTCTTGGTTCCCGATGGCGCTAAAGTGGAACGGTTGACCCTACTGGCCGAAGTCCCCCTACCCGGACGCACTCGCCGAACCACGGAGAAAGCCACCAAAGACGTCGCCTCCGACTTAGCCGGGGAAGTGGTCTTTGCCGACTTGATGCCAGAAGAGAAGAAGGACCGCCAAGGCAATGCCACCCGCACCGCCACCCGGGGGGGTCTGGTCTGGATTTTGTCCGGTGAGGTCTATAACCTACCCCCTGGGGCTGAACCTGTGGTCAAGAATGGCGATCGCATCCAACCCGGTGGCGTCCTCGCCGAAACCAAGCTCGTCACCGACAATGGCGGGATCGTTCGTCTGCCGGAAGAAATGGAAAACCGCCCCTCTTCCATGCCTCGGGAAGTCGAGATTATCACCGCATCGGTCACTCTGGACCGCGCCACCGTCTATGCCACCTCCACCGGAGGTCGGGACCATTACACCATTGAAACTGTTGGCAAACAGTTATTCTCCCTGAAAGCTACCCCGGGAACCAAGGTGTTGAATCATCAAGTGGTGGCTGAATTAATTGATGAAACCTACCGCACCCACAGCGGGGGGATTATCAAATATGCCGGAGTGGAAGTCCAGAAACGGGGCAAAGCCAAACAAGGCTATGAAGTCGTCAAAGGCGGCACCTTACTGTGGATTCCGGAAGAATGCCACGAAATCAACAAAGATATTTCCTTGTTGCTGGTGGAAGACGGCCAATTTGTGGAAGCGGCGACGGAAATCGTTAAAGACATCAAATGCGCCAGCAGTGGGGTGGTGGAAGTCACCCAGAAAAATGACATTCTCCGGGAAGTGACCATCAAGCCCGGGGAGTTGATTATGATTGAGGACCCCGAGGAAGTGGCGATCGCCAATGGCAGTCTCGTCAATCCCGGTCAAGAAATTATCCCCGGACTCATCGCCCAGGAATTGCGCTATGTCGAAATCCTGGAAACCCCCGAAGGTCCAGCCTTGTTGCTGCGTCCCGCAGTAGAATATCCCGTCTTGGATGAACCCGCCATTCCCTCTCAGGAATCCCTGAACAATGGGGAAGAGGCCATGATTCAACTGCGCGCCGTCCAGCGCTTGCCCTATAAAGATGGGGAACGGGTCAAATCCGTAGAAGGGTTGGAATTGCTACGGACCCAGTTAGTCCTGGAAATTGATAAAGATGCCCCCGGATTAGCCGCCGATATTGAATTAGTGCCCGTCGAGGAAGAAGAACTGCTCTCCTCAGAGGAGTTAGACCCCTCCAAAGGTGCGCCCATGCGCTTGCAGTTGGTGATCCTCGAATCCTTAGTCATTCGCCGGGATGTCGTGGCAGATACCACCCAAGGCAGTACCCAAACTCGCCTGTTGGTCAAAGATGGGGACCGGATTCCCCCTGGGGCCGTCGTCGCCCGTACTGAGATTCTCGGCAAAGAAGCCGGTGAAATTCGCGGGATTCGTGAAGGCGCAGAAGCCATTCGCCGGGTCCTGGTGGTCCGGGATGATGATGTGATTACCGTGGACGCGAAGGAAGAACCCACCGTCAAAGTGGGGGATTTTGTGGTGGAGAACACCGAAGTCGCCCCCGGGTTGCGGATGCCCGATTCAGGTCAGATTGTGGAAGTGACGGCCCTGGAGCCTTCCGATGACTCCGCCTTGTCCCAGGGGAATTACCGCCTGAAATTGCGTCTGGCGCGTCCTTACCGCGTGTCCCCAGGGGCCGTCCTTCATGTGGATGATGGCTCCTTAGTGCAACGGGGGGATAACCTCGTGCTGCTGGTGTTTGAGCGCACCAAGACCGGGGATATTATTCAAGGGTTGCCCCGGATTGAGGAATTGCTGGAGGCCCGTAAACCCAAGGAGGGTTGCATTTTGGCCGCGTTGCCTGGGGTGGCCCAAGTGGTTTATGGGGATGATGATACGGTCATCTTGAAGGTGGTGGAAGATGACGGGGCGGTTACAGATTATGAAATTGGCCCCGGTCAGCCCCTGCTGGTAAGTGATGGTCAACGGGTAAAAGCCGGGGAACCCCTCACCGATGGACCGAGCAATCCTCATGAGATTTTGGAGATTTTCTTCAATCTGCCCGGGGAACGGAATTATGAGCATACCCTGTTGAGCTTCCAGCAGGTGCAGACGTTCTTAGTGAGTGAGGTGCAGTCGGTATATCTGTCCCAAGGGATTGATATTAGTGATAAGCACATTGAAGTGATTGTGCGTCAGATGACGAACAAAGTGCGAATCGATGATGGCGGAGATACCACGATGCTGCCTGGGGAGTTGATTGAACTGCAACAGGTGGAACGGGTGAATGAGGCGATGTCGATTACTGGCGGTGCGCCTGCGAAGTACACTCCGCTATTGTTGGGGATTACTAAGGCGTCGTTGAATACGGATAGCTTTATCTCGGCGGCTTCCTTCCAGGAGACGACTCGGGTGCTGACGGAAGCGGCGATCGAGGGCAAGTCTGACTGGTTGCGCGGATTGAAGGAAAACGTGATTATCGGACGTTTGATTCCTGCCGGGACCGGGTTTAATGCTTATGAGGATATGATGCTGCTTCCGGATGATAGTGCCTATGAGGGGGTGCTGGATGAGGAAGAAGAGGAGTTTCCTGATGTCGTCCTGGATGACCATACCGCCCGGGCTTACCGGAGTACGGGGATGGAGTTAGAAGAGGAGATTTTGACTCCTGATGATGAAGATGCAGACGATGAGTTTGCTCTCCCCGATTTGGGTGTGAAAGGGGCCAAAGACGTGCGATCGCTCTCTATCCTTGAGGAAGACTTCGAGGACGATGATGATTTTGATGATGATGACGACATTGAGGATGACTTTGAGTAA